The nucleotide window CGTAGCAACCCGTCGTCGTTGACGACGCGAAACGCCGGCATGCGGACCGAGAAAAAGTCCGGTTTTCGCGCCCCGACAATCGACAGGTCGAACAGGTCTCGCCACGTCATGCCGTCGGGCAGAAACTCGTTGAATGCGTACTCCAGCATCGGCTGCGCGTAGTCCCACTCGGAGTTCGTGATCAGCAGGAGCTTCTTCCCCGCCCGCTTCTGATCGAGCAGCGCCAGCGGCATCTCCGGATCCAGGTTGACAAAGCGGGATGGCTCGTTGATGATCTCCTGCTTGAGGCGCCCCTCCATATGGGCCTCGTCGAGCGTATGCTGGACCTCCTCGTAAAGGTCGTGATAGCCCATCGAGCCCTCCAGTTCGTCTGCATCCAGCAAGTCGACGAGCTGCATGTACATGCATGCCGACGAGATGCCGAAGAGCGTGTTGATGAAGTGCCAGCGAGCCTCGGACAGGTCGACGAGTGTGCGCTGGTAGAACTCCTTCTGCTGACGATACCCGAGCGGCTCCGTGCCGTGGAAGGTGCGCTTGACATAGCCGAAGCGGTTCGCCTTCACAACATTGCCGTACTCAGTGTCGATCACCAGACCGCGAATGACGAGGTCCGGCTCAAACGTGAGGTGATCGATCGGCCATCCCTTCGCAAGCAGCCCCTCCTTGATAAAGGTGTAGGCCCGCTGCTCCCACTCCCGCATGTGGTAGTGAACGAGCGTATAATCCATGTCATAGCCAATCGCCTGAATCCCTCGGAGGTTGAGGGTCCGGTTGCAAAACAGGCCACGAACGTCGTCAGAAGCGTCCATACAAACAAATTCGATCTAGAAAAAACGATCCCACTCTTTCAGCAGGACCACTGTGTACGACCGCAACGCCGAATGCTTCCCGGTCCGGTTTATTGATTGGATTACGGATTGACAATTACGGATTTAGGATGACCGATTGGGGATTGCTGCGTTGAAACGTTACTGCGTTGGATTTTGAAACGTTGGAACGTTGCACGTTAATACGTTGACACGTTTTACGTTTAGTCGTTGTGCGTTTGGGCGTAGAACGTTGGCACGTCTTACGTCCTCCGGGTGGCGCAGTTGTTTTGACTTGTGGACTATGGCATGTATCCGGTGATCGGAGATCACACCCACGACAGCTTCCGGCGCCAGATCCCCGTCCTTTAGAAGTTCGGCGTCCCGGAAGGCGAAGAGAGCGAGTGCCCGAACGAATCGCTGTCTGAGCGAAGCGAGTTTCGATTCGTTCAGCGAGCAGAACGTAGCCTCCAGCCGAAGTTCTAACCGACGGGC belongs to Longibacter salinarum and includes:
- a CDS encoding HAD-IG family 5'-nucleotidase, whose translation is MDASDDVRGLFCNRTLNLRGIQAIGYDMDYTLVHYHMREWEQRAYTFIKEGLLAKGWPIDHLTFEPDLVIRGLVIDTEYGNVVKANRFGYVKRTFHGTEPLGYRQQKEFYQRTLVDLSEARWHFINTLFGISSACMYMQLVDLLDADELEGSMGYHDLYEEVQHTLDEAHMEGRLKQEIINEPSRFVNLDPEMPLALLDQKRAGKKLLLITNSEWDYAQPMLEYAFNEFLPDGMTWRDLFDLSIVGARKPDFFSVRMPAFRVVNDDGLLREHKSGPLKEDCVYVGGNASLVEETLGLRGEEILYIGDHLFVDVNISKKVLRWRTALVVRELEGEIEAFREFSDKQDELTDLMRQKESMEADYSALRLQLQRARDGYGPNSQRPPEVIENEMSGLRDDLVALDERIAPLAKESSRLVNENWGPLLRTGKDKSMFARQVERYADVYTGRVSNFLHHTPFIYLRSHRGSLPHDDAASEDGAYTISTSGYEWDETTAKERG